One genomic region from Drosophila subpulchrella strain 33 F10 #4 breed RU33 chromosome 2R, RU_Dsub_v1.1 Primary Assembly, whole genome shotgun sequence encodes:
- the LOC119550227 gene encoding angiopoietin-1-like, translating into MKWTFIIFLSVLLFKLILFGGADADEVTNLTETGTEEDDSFDYEKFKQASLITTEAIHNLLSNIKVLEELIRDRENTINIMSEQMKEKQEELRIAQDQIENKDAKISDQNKQLNDQLMNIVNQKQILENTEVEVNKMNETIQALLNQINDNNNFNNARKKEIESQNVLNQAQAKKINTLTKNIQELKDIIEIQNSEINAKRKEIESLKKRISDLMEENEAENDEKTWITIQKRFDGSENFDRNWTDYKKGFGDAKGEFFIGLDIIHAMTHSRQHELLIKLKTKNGTTYYAHYDNFQIGNEEQSYELKSLGKYSGTAGDSFSLTGPLPLKFSTSDKNNKRCSKTHGGGWWYYKCSNNMLNGKFYKSGRRSLGEVYGIHWGTLQNHDWLISLPFSEMMIRPKGA; encoded by the exons ATGAAGTGgacttttataatttttctgtCAGTTTTGCTTTTCAAGCTGATATTATTTGGCGGTGCAGATGCAGACGAAGTCACAAATTTAACGGAGACTGGAACTGAAGAAGATGACTCTTTTGATTATGAAAAGTTTAAGCAAGCGTCCCTTATTACAACAGAAGCTATTCATAACTTGCTAAGTAATATCAAAGTTCTAGAAGAATTAATAAGGGATAGAGAAAATACCATAAATATTATGAGTGAACAAATGAAGGAGAAACAAGAAGAACTAAGAATTGCTCAAGaccaaattgaaaataaagaTGCCAAAATCAGTGATcaaaataaacaattaaatGATCAATTGATGAATATTGTgaaccaaaaacaaattctcgaGAATACAGAGGTCGAGGTAAATAAAATGAACGAAACTATTCAGGCTTTACTTAATCAAATTAAtgacaataataattttaacaatgccagaaaaaaagaaattgaGAGTCAAAATGTATTAAATCAAGCGCAagctaaaaaaataaacacattGACAAAAAATATTCAAGAGTTGAAAGACATAATCGAAATCCAAAATTCCGAAATAAATGCCAAGCGTAAAGAAATCGAAAGTCTGAAAAAACGTATATCGGATTTGATGGAAGAAAATGAAGCTGAAAATGACGAAAAAACTTGGATTACTATTCAAAAACGCTTTGACGGCTCCGAAAACTTCGACCGAAACTGGACAGATTATAAAAAGGGTTTCGGCGATGCAAAGGGAGAATTTTTCATTGGTCTAGATATAATTCATGCCATGACTCACTCACGACAACATGAACTTTTGATTAAACTGAAGACGAAAAATGGGACTACTTACTATGCTCATTACGATAATTTCCAAATTGGCAACGAAGAACAATCTTATGAGCTGAAATCTCTTGGAAAATACTCAGGCACAGCCGGTGATTCATTTTCTCTAACAGGACCATTGCCACTTAAGTTCAGCACAAGCGACAAGAATAACAAAAGATGCTCTAAAACTCACGGTGGTGGATGGTGGTACTATAAATGTTCAAATAA TATGCTCAACGGAAAGTTCTATAAGAGTGGACGACGCAGTTTAGGAGAGGTCTACGGAATTCATTGGGGAACGCTTCAAAATCATGACTGGTTGATCTCATTGCCGTTTTCTGAAATGATGATTAGGCCTAAAGGAGCCTAG
- the LOC119550228 gene encoding angiopoietin-1-like: MNIVNQKQILENTEVEVNKMNETIQALLNQINDNNNFNNARKKEIESQNVLNQAQAKKINTLTKNIQELKDIIEIQNSEINAKRKEIESLKKRISDLMEENEAENDEKTWITIQKRFDGSENFDRNWTDYKKGFGDAKGEFFIGLDIIHAMTHSRRHELLVKLKTKNGTTYYAHYDNFQIGNEEQSYELKSLGKYSGTAGDSFSLTGPLPLEFSTSDKNNKRCSKTHGGGWWYYNCSDCMLNGKFYTSGRRSLGEVYGIHWGTIQNHDWSISLPFSEMMVRPKRA; the protein is encoded by the exons ATGAATATTGTgaaccaaaaacaaattctcgaGAATACAGAGGTCGAGGTAAATAAAATGAACGAAACTATTCAGGCTTTACTTAATCAAATTAAtgacaataataattttaacaatgccagaaaaaaagaaattgaGAGTCAAAATGTATTAAATCAAGCGCAagctaaaaaaataaacacattGACAAAAAATATTCAAGAGTTGAAAGACATAATCGAAATCCAAAATTCCGAAATAAATGCCAAGCGTAAAGAAATCGAAAGTCTGAAAAAACGTATATCGGATTTGATGGAAGAAAATGAAGCTGAAAATGACGAAAAAACTTGGATTACTATTCAAAAACGCTTTGACGGCTCCGAAAACTTCGACCGAAACTGGACAGATTATAAAAAGGGATTCGGCGATGCAAAGGGAGAATTTTTCATTGGTCTAGATATAATTCATGCCATGACTCACTCGCGACGACATGAACTTTTGGTTAAACTGAAGACGAAAAATGGAACTACTTACTATGCTCATTACGATAATTTCCAAATTGGCAACGAAGAACAATCTTATGAGCTGAAATCTCTTGGAAAATACTCAGGCACAGCCGGTGATTCATTTTCTCTAACAGGACCATTGCCACTTGAGTTCAGCACAAGCGACAAGAATAATAAAAGATGCTCTAAAACTCACGGTGGTGGATGGTGGTACTATAACTGTTCAGACTG TATGCTCAACGGAAAGTTCTATACGAGTGGACGACGCAGTTTAGGAGAGGTCTACGGAATTCATTGGGGAACGATTCAAAATCATGACTGGTCGATCTCATTGCCGTTTTCTGAAATGATGGTTAGGCCTAAAAGAGCCTAG